The Methanococcoides methylutens MM1 genome has a window encoding:
- a CDS encoding NADH:flavin oxidoreductase, protein MLFEPISIADLTLKNRFVRSATNEWLAEEDGTPTDAIGDMYEELARNDVGLIITGYSYVNVQGKSNDKQQGIYDDRFIEPYRKVTSRVHKYDSKIVAQIVHGGRQSMIQEGMPLLAPSAVEDTASGKIPVEMTEEDILNTIEDFVEAARRAKEAGFDGVQIHCAHGFLLSSFISPYTNQRTDKWGGSVENRARIITEITRLIRERVGEDFPIMVKMNATDGFDITSGKFGLDAPECVEIASVLEKAGICAIEVSGGIFEAGDVMSQPNIDSEEKEAYFKRYSKMIRDTVDIPVILVGGIRSKKVMESLLNVYADMLSFSRPFISEPDLVVKLRDGISDRARCVSCNRCFDHNGIRCSYDFGDSA, encoded by the coding sequence ATGCTCTTTGAACCGATTTCCATAGCAGATCTGACATTGAAGAACCGCTTTGTACGTTCAGCAACCAACGAGTGGCTTGCAGAGGAAGATGGCACACCTACTGATGCCATTGGTGACATGTATGAAGAACTTGCACGCAATGATGTGGGCCTGATCATCACCGGCTATTCTTATGTGAACGTGCAGGGAAAGAGCAATGATAAGCAGCAGGGCATCTACGATGACAGGTTCATTGAACCATATAGGAAGGTCACATCAAGGGTCCATAAGTATGACAGCAAGATCGTGGCGCAGATCGTGCACGGTGGCCGCCAGTCAATGATACAGGAAGGCATGCCTCTTCTTGCACCTTCAGCTGTGGAGGACACTGCATCAGGGAAAATACCTGTGGAAATGACCGAAGAGGATATCCTGAATACCATCGAGGACTTTGTGGAAGCTGCAAGGCGTGCAAAGGAAGCTGGTTTTGATGGTGTGCAGATACATTGTGCTCATGGTTTCCTTCTGAGCAGTTTCATATCCCCATACACGAATCAGAGGACAGACAAATGGGGAGGTTCTGTTGAGAACCGTGCAAGGATCATAACAGAGATCACAAGGCTCATCCGTGAGAGAGTTGGTGAGGATTTCCCTATCATGGTGAAAATGAACGCTACGGATGGGTTTGACATTACTTCAGGCAAATTCGGACTTGATGCTCCTGAATGTGTGGAGATAGCAAGTGTTCTTGAGAAAGCTGGAATATGTGCTATCGAGGTCAGTGGCGGTATATTTGAAGCAGGAGATGTGATGTCCCAGCCGAACATTGATTCCGAGGAAAAAGAAGCATATTTCAAGCGTTATTCGAAGATGATTAGGGATACTGTGGACATCCCGGTCATACTGGTGGGAGGTATCAGGTCGAAGAAGGTCATGGAATCTTTGTTGAACGTATATGCGGACATGCTCTCATTCAGCAGGCCTTTCATAAGTGAGCCTGACCTTGTGGTAAAGCTCAGGGATGGCATATCTGACAGGGCCAGATGTGTTTCCTGCAACAGATGTTTCGACCATAATGGAATCCGCTGTAGTTATGATTTCGGCGATTCCGCTTAA
- the ppdK gene encoding pyruvate, phosphate dikinase, with protein MADNKFVYLFGNNETEGKNSMKDLLGGKGANLAEMSNLGIPVPVGFTITTEVCTLYLKDNKYPSGLEEQIDNSIKELENTTGKLFGDLNNPLLVSVRSGARVSMPGMMDTVLNLGLNDNSVVGLAKKTGNDRFAYDSYRRFLTMFADVVLGIEHEKFESTLTAKKKEKGVKQDTDLDVDDLKELVEKFKAIIKEETGKDFPQDAREQLQMAIDAVFGSWNNQRAITYRRLNGIPGEWGTAVNVQSMVYGNMGETSGTGVAFTRDPATGEKRFFGEYLINAQGEDVVAGIRTPQPIETLKNNMPEVYDQLVDIYMKLEDHFRDMQDIEFTIEKGKLFMLQTRTGKRTAAAAIKIATDMVAEGLIDKETALTRVEPAQVDRLLHPNIDPNATPDVIANGLPASPGAAVGEVVFTAEHAEEKAKNGEKTILVRAETSPEDIGGMNASEGILTVRGGMTSHAAVVARGMGKPCVAGCGEIVIDIKEKIFTIGNHTINEGDMISIDGSTGDVILGEVELTLPGVTGELDQILSWADEVRTMKVRTNADTPHDAQVARDFGAEGIGLCRTEHMFFGEDRIPAVREMIMAEEVDVRKAALEKLLPMQREDFIGIFRAMEGFPVTIRLLDPPLHEFLPNHEEAIEKLAELNSNNSPQTEIDRVKKVIERIEFLKEMNPMLGHRGCRLGITYPEIYKMQAQAIIEAACVLTKEGMTIVPEIMIPLISTIDELEFVKKHVIEAVEAAMEKEGIKLDYMVGTMIELPRAALTADQIAKEAEFFSFGTNDLTQTTFGFSRDDAGKFLPFYLESGILEDDPFAVLDQDGVGQLVKLGIEKGRATRPDIKIGICGEHGGEPKSVKFGHNVGLNYVSCSPFRVPIARLAAAHAVIENKQ; from the coding sequence TAATAAATATCCTTCAGGTCTTGAAGAGCAGATCGATAACTCTATAAAGGAACTGGAAAACACCACGGGAAAATTATTTGGAGATCTTAACAACCCATTACTTGTTTCCGTACGTTCAGGTGCCCGCGTGTCCATGCCAGGTATGATGGACACAGTGCTTAACCTGGGACTTAATGACAACTCAGTAGTAGGCCTCGCCAAAAAAACCGGCAACGACAGGTTTGCTTACGACAGCTACAGAAGATTCCTCACAATGTTCGCAGATGTTGTGCTTGGTATCGAACACGAGAAATTCGAATCCACACTTACTGCTAAAAAGAAGGAAAAAGGCGTCAAACAGGATACTGACCTTGACGTAGATGACCTGAAGGAACTTGTCGAAAAATTCAAGGCCATCATCAAGGAAGAGACCGGAAAGGACTTCCCACAGGACGCAAGGGAACAGCTCCAGATGGCCATCGATGCAGTATTCGGCTCATGGAACAACCAGCGTGCTATCACATACAGACGCCTGAATGGCATCCCCGGCGAATGGGGAACTGCTGTGAACGTACAGAGTATGGTCTATGGTAACATGGGAGAAACCTCCGGAACAGGAGTAGCATTTACAAGAGACCCTGCAACCGGCGAGAAGAGATTCTTCGGAGAATACCTCATCAATGCACAGGGCGAAGATGTAGTTGCAGGAATCAGGACACCTCAGCCAATTGAGACCCTGAAGAACAATATGCCTGAAGTCTACGACCAGCTCGTGGACATCTACATGAAACTGGAGGACCACTTCAGGGACATGCAGGACATCGAATTTACCATCGAAAAAGGCAAGCTTTTCATGCTGCAGACAAGGACCGGTAAGAGAACTGCCGCTGCAGCCATCAAGATCGCTACCGACATGGTAGCAGAAGGACTGATCGATAAGGAAACAGCTCTTACAAGAGTTGAACCTGCACAGGTCGACAGACTCCTCCATCCAAACATCGATCCAAACGCAACACCGGACGTAATTGCAAACGGTCTCCCTGCATCCCCGGGAGCTGCTGTCGGTGAAGTAGTTTTCACAGCAGAACATGCTGAAGAGAAAGCAAAGAACGGCGAGAAGACGATCCTTGTACGTGCTGAGACCTCACCAGAGGATATCGGCGGTATGAATGCTTCAGAAGGTATCCTCACAGTACGCGGAGGAATGACCTCACATGCAGCAGTCGTTGCAAGAGGCATGGGTAAGCCATGTGTTGCAGGCTGCGGTGAAATTGTAATTGATATTAAAGAGAAGATCTTCACAATAGGAAACCATACCATCAATGAAGGTGACATGATCTCCATTGACGGTTCCACAGGAGATGTCATTCTCGGAGAAGTCGAGCTTACATTGCCAGGAGTTACCGGCGAACTTGACCAGATCCTCTCATGGGCCGATGAAGTAAGGACCATGAAAGTAAGGACCAATGCAGACACACCTCACGATGCACAGGTCGCACGTGACTTCGGTGCAGAAGGTATCGGACTCTGCAGAACAGAACACATGTTCTTCGGAGAGGACAGGATCCCTGCAGTGCGTGAGATGATCATGGCAGAAGAGGTCGATGTCAGGAAAGCAGCTCTTGAGAAACTTCTCCCAATGCAGAGAGAGGACTTTATCGGTATCTTCAGGGCAATGGAAGGATTCCCCGTAACCATCAGGTTGCTTGATCCACCACTCCACGAGTTCCTGCCAAACCACGAGGAAGCTATCGAAAAGCTTGCAGAACTTAACTCCAATAATTCCCCACAGACTGAGATCGACAGGGTGAAGAAGGTCATCGAGAGGATCGAGTTCCTCAAGGAAATGAACCCAATGCTCGGCCACAGAGGATGCCGCCTTGGAATCACATATCCTGAAATATACAAGATGCAGGCACAGGCCATCATTGAAGCTGCATGTGTACTCACAAAGGAAGGCATGACCATCGTGCCTGAGATCATGATCCCGCTGATCAGCACCATCGATGAGCTTGAATTCGTCAAGAAGCATGTGATCGAAGCTGTGGAAGCAGCAATGGAAAAGGAAGGTATCAAACTTGACTACATGGTCGGAACAATGATCGAACTCCCAAGAGCAGCACTCACAGCAGACCAGATCGCAAAGGAAGCTGAGTTCTTCTCCTTCGGTACCAACGACCTGACCCAGACAACCTTCGGATTCAGCAGAGACGATGCAGGTAAGTTCTTACCATTCTACTTAGAGAGTGGCATACTCGAGGACGATCCGTTTGCAGTTCTTGATCAGGACGGTGTCGGCCAGCTCGTAAAGCTCGGTATCGAGAAGGGACGTGCAACAAGACCAGACATCAAGATCGGAATCTGTGGTGAGCATGGCGGAGAGCCTAAATCAGTTAAGTTCGGACACAACGTCGGACTAAACTATGTCAGCTGCTCACCATTCCGTGTGCCAATTGCAAGACTTGCAGCAGCACACGCTGTTATCGAGAACAAGCAGTAA
- a CDS encoding carbohydrate kinase family protein — translation MSDVISVVGHAAIDFLFDVEGIAGHNESYPIVDYQKFFGGGAANIVAAISILGGNSQLISAVGDDFATSGYEEHLDGLGVDLSLLFRLKGEKGTAAYVYTDPFHNQSTYFYWGASAKLKELEPPEVDFVHLATSEPNFNAKIAQKAKFVSFDPGQDLITYTRENLEVILQNTDVLFTNKHEIKRVCDMTESTFEDIKDMIDIVVVTYDAEGSKIFSDGAEYEIPVVPVTAVDPTGAGDAYRAGFLVSYVRGYPLDVCGKAGATVASFAVESVGCQTDLPTWDDMVARYESKFGAFPSLNE, via the coding sequence ATGTCTGATGTGATATCCGTAGTAGGTCACGCTGCAATCGACTTCCTGTTCGATGTGGAGGGAATTGCAGGACATAACGAGTCATATCCGATAGTAGATTATCAGAAGTTCTTTGGAGGCGGGGCTGCGAATATCGTTGCAGCTATCTCTATCCTTGGCGGAAACTCCCAGCTGATCTCTGCAGTAGGAGATGATTTTGCAACATCCGGTTATGAAGAACACCTTGATGGTCTTGGGGTTGACCTTTCACTGCTTTTCAGGCTCAAAGGTGAGAAAGGAACCGCTGCATATGTTTACACCGATCCTTTCCACAATCAGTCCACTTATTTCTACTGGGGTGCTTCCGCAAAGTTGAAGGAGCTGGAGCCTCCTGAAGTTGATTTTGTCCACCTTGCAACATCTGAGCCGAACTTCAATGCAAAGATCGCACAGAAGGCAAAGTTTGTATCTTTTGATCCCGGTCAGGATCTTATTACGTACACAAGAGAGAATCTTGAAGTTATCCTTCAGAACACTGATGTCCTTTTCACCAACAAGCACGAGATCAAGCGGGTCTGTGACATGACTGAGAGCACTTTTGAGGACATCAAGGATATGATAGACATTGTGGTCGTCACCTATGATGCCGAAGGTAGTAAGATATTCTCAGATGGTGCCGAATACGAGATCCCTGTGGTTCCGGTGACGGCAGTTGATCCTACCGGTGCAGGAGATGCATATCGTGCAGGTTTCCTTGTATCATATGTACGTGGATATCCGCTGGATGTTTGTGGAAAGGCAGGAGCTACGGTCGCATCATTTGCTGTTGAGTCAGTTGGTTGCCAGACAGATCTTCCTACATGGGATGATATGGTTGCCAGGTATGAAAGTAAGTTCGGTGCATTCCCGTCTCTTAATGAGTAA
- a CDS encoding DUF555 domain-containing protein, protein MTNFHVTLEAAWLVRDVQTADDAIGVAIAEAGKRLNPQLDYVEVDVGTTFCPACNEPFGSVFIAANTAIVGLVLEMKVFDAESAEHASRIAKSVIGRALRDVPLNVVEVEEFE, encoded by the coding sequence ATGACAAATTTTCATGTTACACTTGAAGCTGCCTGGTTGGTAAGAGACGTACAAACTGCAGATGATGCTATTGGAGTTGCTATTGCAGAAGCTGGAAAAAGACTGAACCCTCAACTCGATTATGTAGAGGTTGATGTGGGAACGACATTCTGCCCTGCTTGCAATGAGCCTTTTGGCAGCGTTTTCATTGCAGCTAATACTGCAATCGTCGGTCTTGTCCTTGAGATGAAGGTATTTGATGCAGAGAGTGCAGAGCACGCATCAAGGATCGCAAAATCCGTTATTGGCAGGGCATTGCGCGATGTGCCACTTAATGTGGTGGAAGTTGAAGAGTTCGAGTAA
- the thsA gene encoding thermosome subunit alpha — MAGQPAMITDPRKEHTKGKQALYANIAAAKAIANIVKTTLGPKGMDKMLVNAVGDIVLTNDGAMILRGMDIENPTANMIVEIARTQEDIAGDGTTSAAVLAGSLLEKAEELIDSGIHPTIIIKGFLQAADKASELLDNYAIDVTKENKEVLLKIAKTAIAGKGAEAYGDLISELCVDAALEVEVDAKVNVNDSILITQDPGQSITETELLEGIVINKARLHSAMPEAVENAKIVLISADIMVQKTKNKSTFQINSADQLTDFLKKEEEDFHKLLDKIIDTGANVVVGTKNIDQNAADYFQKKGIFAIRRINDDNVKSISRATGAHIVKNINDVSEKDLGYAGLVEQIGAFDLGKTYFKDCQGAKTVTLLLRGSTEHVTDNLERTIDDALQVIKNGIEDEKIVAGGGAAEIEVAQGLRAFASTIGGREQLAISAFAEAIESIPKEIAVNAGMDGIDTILSLRAKHGEIKNAGLDVYTGEISDALEKGIVDPLRVKKQAIKSASEVANMVLRVDDMLKSQRREMMDVNPEHNIHNYDALGM, encoded by the coding sequence ATGGCAGGTCAGCCAGCAATGATAACAGATCCAAGGAAAGAACATACAAAGGGCAAGCAGGCCCTCTACGCGAATATCGCTGCAGCAAAGGCAATTGCAAATATCGTAAAAACAACACTTGGTCCAAAAGGAATGGACAAGATGCTTGTGAACGCGGTGGGAGATATCGTGCTCACCAACGATGGTGCAATGATCCTAAGGGGAATGGATATCGAGAACCCTACTGCAAACATGATCGTGGAGATCGCAAGGACACAGGAAGATATTGCAGGTGATGGTACCACCAGTGCAGCTGTTCTTGCAGGTTCACTTCTTGAGAAGGCAGAAGAACTTATCGATTCCGGAATTCACCCAACCATTATAATCAAAGGTTTCCTTCAGGCAGCAGACAAAGCTTCAGAACTGCTTGACAACTACGCAATAGATGTTACAAAAGAGAACAAGGAAGTTCTGCTTAAGATCGCAAAGACCGCAATTGCAGGCAAAGGTGCTGAAGCTTACGGGGATCTGATTTCCGAACTATGCGTCGATGCAGCCCTTGAGGTCGAGGTTGACGCTAAGGTAAATGTGAACGACAGCATCCTGATCACACAGGATCCTGGCCAGAGCATCACTGAAACTGAACTTCTAGAAGGTATCGTCATCAACAAGGCACGCCTTCATTCTGCAATGCCAGAAGCTGTGGAAAACGCTAAGATAGTCCTTATATCTGCAGATATAATGGTACAGAAAACAAAGAACAAGTCAACATTCCAGATCAACTCTGCAGACCAGCTGACCGATTTCCTGAAGAAGGAAGAGGAAGATTTCCACAAGCTCCTCGATAAGATCATCGATACCGGCGCCAACGTTGTAGTGGGAACAAAGAACATTGACCAGAATGCAGCTGATTACTTCCAGAAGAAAGGCATCTTTGCTATCAGGCGTATAAACGACGACAACGTGAAGAGCATTTCAAGAGCTACAGGTGCACACATCGTCAAGAACATAAATGATGTCTCCGAAAAGGACCTTGGATATGCAGGTCTCGTTGAACAGATCGGAGCATTCGATCTTGGTAAGACCTACTTCAAGGACTGCCAGGGCGCAAAGACCGTTACCCTTCTGCTCAGAGGCTCTACCGAACATGTGACCGATAACCTCGAGCGTACAATTGACGACGCATTGCAGGTCATCAAGAACGGAATCGAGGATGAAAAGATCGTAGCTGGAGGCGGTGCAGCAGAGATCGAGGTCGCACAGGGACTTCGTGCCTTTGCATCTACCATCGGCGGCCGTGAACAGCTTGCCATCTCAGCATTTGCAGAAGCAATTGAATCAATACCAAAGGAAATTGCAGTAAACGCAGGAATGGACGGTATTGATACGATTCTTTCACTCCGTGCAAAGCACGGTGAGATCAAGAATGCAGGTCTCGATGTTTACACAGGCGAGATCAGTGACGCACTTGAGAAGGGTATCGTCGATCCTCTCAGGGTAAAGAAACAGGCCATCAAATCAGCATCCGAGGTCGCTAACATGGTACTCCGTGTTGACGACATGCTCAAGTCACAGAGAAGAGAAATGATGGACGTCAATCCTGAGCACAACATCCACAACTACGATGCACTCGGAATGTAA
- the dph5 gene encoding diphthine synthase, with protein sequence MLDFVGLGLYDEKDISLKGLEKIRNADKVYVEFYTSILMGTDLEKMEELYQKKITVLSREDVEQHAEDWIADAKDMNVVFLTGGDTMVSTTHVDLRLRALAMGIETTLVHGASIASAICGLSGLQNYRFGKAATVPHPYVTSRGTRVISETPYDTIKMNRDNGLHTAVFLDIDKEKGYMTVNEALSILLEVEGKRGEGVMNDRIAVGVARAGSPSPVVKADYAEELNDFDFGGPLHILIIPADLHFVEAEALVKLAGGPEEILEDVE encoded by the coding sequence ATGCTTGATTTTGTAGGACTCGGACTTTACGATGAAAAGGACATATCGTTAAAAGGGCTTGAAAAGATCCGCAATGCGGACAAGGTCTATGTGGAATTCTACACTTCCATATTAATGGGAACTGACCTTGAAAAGATGGAAGAGCTCTACCAGAAGAAGATCACTGTCCTTTCAAGGGAGGATGTGGAACAGCATGCTGAGGACTGGATCGCTGATGCAAAGGACATGAATGTTGTGTTCCTGACAGGCGGTGACACCATGGTATCCACAACTCATGTTGACCTCCGTCTTCGAGCACTTGCCATGGGTATCGAGACAACCCTTGTTCATGGTGCATCTATAGCATCCGCAATATGTGGCCTGTCCGGTCTGCAGAACTACCGCTTTGGAAAAGCAGCAACTGTTCCTCATCCTTATGTGACCAGCCGTGGTACAAGGGTGATATCCGAAACACCTTATGATACTATTAAGATGAACCGGGATAACGGTCTCCACACGGCTGTGTTCCTTGATATTGACAAGGAAAAGGGCTACATGACGGTAAATGAAGCTCTCTCTATCCTTCTTGAGGTTGAGGGAAAGCGTGGTGAAGGTGTCATGAATGACCGTATTGCAGTAGGTGTGGCGCGTGCCGGATCACCATCACCGGTGGTGAAAGCTGATTATGCCGAAGAACTGAATGACTTCGATTTTGGTGGACCGCTGCATATACTTATAATTCCTGCAGACCTTCATTTCGTGGAGGCTGAAGCTCTCGTGAAACTTGCGGGTGGGCCTGAAGAAATACTTGAAGATGTGGAATGA
- a CDS encoding DUF2119 domain-containing protein, whose protein sequence is MLLKIYGKGRPFRLFVGGLHGREWRDTSSILLNLERPFSGTLAVMPVVNRGKYISTLDSGYYHGIGKAIVDVVEKYKPDIYVELHSYSKGNFCKLISKERVNNIGVPGFSSLEKGVLMGSVSPYIRREYFPVEALCLTFEIEKDNIQSGEFASGMLDVVKDCDSRDEFIEYMMENYPKVAKKAIEDYKKFYGL, encoded by the coding sequence ATGCTTTTGAAGATCTATGGAAAGGGGCGGCCTTTCAGACTTTTTGTCGGAGGACTGCATGGTCGGGAATGGCGCGATACTTCATCTATACTGTTGAACCTTGAGCGCCCCTTTTCAGGTACTCTGGCAGTGATGCCTGTGGTCAACCGGGGCAAGTACATCTCAACGCTTGATAGTGGGTATTACCATGGTATAGGGAAGGCTATCGTTGATGTTGTCGAGAAGTATAAACCCGATATCTATGTGGAGCTCCACTCCTATTCAAAGGGCAATTTCTGTAAACTAATCTCAAAGGAAAGGGTTAACAATATAGGAGTTCCAGGCTTTAGCAGCCTCGAAAAAGGTGTGCTAATGGGTTCCGTTTCCCCTTACATCCGAAGGGAATATTTTCCTGTCGAGGCACTTTGCCTGACATTTGAGATCGAGAAGGATAACATTCAGTCCGGAGAATTCGCATCAGGTATGCTTGATGTTGTGAAGGACTGTGATTCAAGGGATGAGTTCATCGAATATATGATGGAAAATTATCCCAAAGTAGCAAAAAAAGCCATTGAAGATTACAAAAAGTTCTATGGGTTGTAA
- a CDS encoding DUF357 domain-containing protein, producing MAADLNEKVERYERLLREALAKADIGPIKGSHMLAVAEDYKNMARSYYEDGMHFIKSEDPVNALICFSYGHAWLDAGARLGVFDVDDDVLFTI from the coding sequence GTGGCAGCAGATCTGAACGAAAAGGTCGAAAGATACGAACGCCTGTTAAGAGAAGCACTCGCAAAGGCGGATATAGGTCCCATTAAGGGATCTCACATGCTTGCAGTGGCCGAGGACTATAAGAATATGGCACGTTCCTACTATGAGGATGGTATGCATTTCATAAAGTCCGAGGATCCTGTAAATGCGCTCATCTGTTTCAGTTATGGTCATGCCTGGCTGGATGCAGGTGCACGCCTGGGTGTTTTTGATGTTGACGATGATGTGCTGTTCACCATATGA
- a CDS encoding S4 domain-containing protein: MRLDAYLVEMGNFKSRGRSKQAIKGGHVKIDGSVVTKPSKDVSIDDNIEVDEGLDMPKGYFKLKRIQEETGLISEGDSIIDLGSSAGGFITFASEIAGKINGLEFSRDFRSELGQLAHENENVSIIFDDVFSVPLAELSEEPVDVILSDMTLEPMDSLAALERVLPLLKVGGKLLQVIKTSKRIDREPVLARFEELGVEILHVLESHKQEIYVIGRKAGVNETME; the protein is encoded by the coding sequence ATGAGGCTGGATGCATATCTTGTTGAAATGGGTAATTTCAAGTCACGTGGGCGTTCCAAACAGGCTATTAAGGGCGGTCATGTGAAGATAGACGGTAGTGTTGTAACAAAACCTTCAAAGGATGTTTCCATAGATGATAATATCGAGGTTGATGAAGGTCTCGATATGCCAAAAGGATATTTCAAGTTAAAGAGGATCCAGGAAGAAACAGGGCTCATCAGTGAAGGCGATAGCATCATTGACCTTGGTTCAAGTGCAGGCGGTTTCATTACGTTCGCATCAGAGATTGCCGGTAAGATCAATGGTCTGGAATTCAGCCGTGATTTCAGGTCAGAGCTCGGCCAGCTTGCTCATGAGAACGAGAATGTTTCCATTATTTTCGATGATGTATTTAGTGTTCCTCTTGCAGAACTTTCCGAAGAGCCTGTGGATGTGATCCTAAGTGACATGACATTGGAGCCAATGGATTCACTGGCAGCTCTTGAGCGGGTACTTCCTCTGCTAAAGGTAGGGGGCAAGCTCCTTCAGGTCATAAAGACCTCAAAGAGAATTGACAGGGAACCGGTTCTTGCCAGATTTGAAGAGCTTGGGGTTGAGATCTTACACGTTCTGGAATCTCATAAGCAGGAGATCTATGTGATCGGCCGGAAGGCCGGTGTCAACGAAACCATGGAATAA
- a CDS encoding ATP-binding protein, which translates to MMRGSVGIISGETGSFGFKFLISDSTVVHRGEYVKAWHEKDGWVLCQVLSIKRFSDKVSTKHSFDEAKKVFEESKKSGKDRKSSDRIVADATVIGSRDPSGLLRAPKTPFSPGDDVYKADNDLISSALGLSGNEMYIGLLDGTDIPVHLSVNSLVQKHCSILAKTGSGKSYTAAVLLEELLDRKVPLLILDPHSEYASMKDAAAKTDDLKKFGVSPKGYGSNITIYTPANKAVNPNADELFRLNGNNLSAKDLTAIFPDNLTSTHTGILYEAIQKLRAEMETYTLDDIIFEVGNNESKARWNVMSVLEDIRDSDLLSSSPTSLEELMQKGKAAVIDFKGVSPDLQSMIVAQLCGALFEARKMNAIPPGMLVVEEAHNFAPERGFSKTASSEVLRTIASEGRKFGLGMMVISQRPARIDKNVLSQCGTQVIMKVTNPNDLKSISKGLEGVNSFVEDELMRLPPGVAMLVSNDIERPVLVDIRVRKSKHGGESVNVLKSAQTASPAPVKRASKPVSQPPKRSDSVKAEVEAPDGAGSPPPKRQPSRQVNRQPNSGSGGLFKKIFGSEK; encoded by the coding sequence ATGATGCGCGGCTCAGTAGGTATAATTTCAGGTGAGACCGGATCGTTTGGTTTTAAGTTCTTGATTTCTGATAGTACGGTTGTACATAGAGGGGAATATGTAAAGGCATGGCATGAGAAGGACGGATGGGTCCTTTGCCAGGTTCTTTCGATCAAAAGGTTCAGTGATAAGGTAAGTACAAAACATTCCTTCGATGAAGCCAAAAAGGTCTTCGAAGAATCCAAAAAGAGTGGAAAGGACAGGAAAAGTTCCGATCGTATAGTTGCCGATGCTACGGTCATAGGTAGTCGTGATCCTTCCGGTCTCCTGAGGGCTCCCAAGACACCTTTCAGTCCTGGTGATGATGTTTATAAAGCAGACAACGACCTGATAAGTTCTGCCCTGGGTCTGTCAGGCAATGAGATGTATATTGGCCTGCTTGATGGGACTGACATCCCGGTTCATCTTAGTGTGAACAGTCTTGTGCAGAAACATTGCAGTATCCTTGCAAAGACCGGTAGCGGAAAGTCCTATACAGCAGCGGTTCTTCTGGAAGAGCTTCTTGACAGGAAGGTTCCTCTTCTTATTCTTGATCCTCATAGTGAGTACGCTTCCATGAAGGATGCTGCAGCAAAAACAGATGATCTCAAGAAGTTCGGTGTATCTCCAAAAGGGTATGGTTCCAATATCACAATATATACTCCTGCCAACAAGGCAGTGAATCCCAATGCTGATGAACTTTTCAGGCTTAACGGAAACAACCTGAGCGCAAAGGACCTGACCGCGATCTTCCCGGATAACCTTACCAGCACTCATACGGGTATACTCTATGAGGCTATACAGAAGCTCCGGGCTGAGATGGAAACCTATACTCTTGATGACATTATCTTCGAAGTGGGTAATAACGAGAGCAAAGCCCGCTGGAATGTCATGAGCGTCCTGGAGGATATACGAGATTCCGATCTTCTGTCCTCATCACCCACATCCCTTGAAGAGCTCATGCAGAAGGGTAAGGCAGCGGTAATAGACTTCAAAGGAGTATCTCCTGATCTCCAGAGCATGATAGTAGCACAGCTTTGCGGTGCACTTTTCGAGGCCCGCAAGATGAATGCCATACCTCCTGGTATGCTGGTTGTGGAAGAAGCTCATAACTTTGCTCCGGAGCGTGGTTTCAGCAAGACTGCAAGTTCCGAGGTGTTGCGTACAATTGCGTCGGAAGGACGTAAGTTTGGTCTTGGTATGATGGTCATATCCCAGCGTCCGGCAAGGATCGACAAGAATGTGCTTTCCCAGTGCGGAACGCAGGTGATCATGAAGGTGACAAATCCCAACGACCTGAAGTCCATCAGTAAAGGACTTGAAGGTGTGAACTCTTTTGTTGAGGACGAGCTTATGCGCCTTCCTCCCGGTGTTGCCATGCTTGTGAGCAACGATATTGAAAGGCCTGTGCTTGTGGATATCAGGGTGAGGAAATCAAAACATGGTGGCGAGTCTGTGAATGTGCTTAAGAGCGCACAGACAGCATCTCCTGCTCCTGTAAAAAGAGCTTCAAAGCCTGTCAGCCAGCCACCAAAGAGGTCCGATTCTGTAAAAGCAGAGGTTGAAGCACCTGATGGGGCTGGAAGTCCGCCACCTAAGAGGCAGCCTAGCAGACAGGTGAACAGGCAGCCCAATTCTGGTAGTGGAGGCCTTTTCAAGAAGATCTTCGGTTCGGAGAAATGA